The window CTGCGCATCCCGTCCTGGGCCACGACAGGCGTCACGGTCACGGTCAACGGAACCCCGCACCGGGCGAAGGCCGCGCCCGGCACCTACCTCACCCTGGACAGGGACTGGAGCCGAGGCGACCGCATCCGCGTCTCGACGCCCTACCGGCTGCACATCGAACGAGCCCTGGACGACCGGACCGTCCAAGCACTCTTCCACGGCCCGCTCCTCCTGACGGCCCAGAGCCCGGAGCAGCAGTTCCGCGCCTTCTCCTTCTACAAGGACTTCACGCTCCGCGGCGACCTGGTCGACGCGATCAAACCCGCCTCCCGCCCCCTGCACTTCACCACCCACAACCTCACCCTCGCCCCCTTCCACCTGGGCAACGACGCCCCCTACCACGCCTACTTCAAGCGCGCCGAACCCGTCATCGTGTTCGGCGCGGCCGACTCGGGCGTCCCCAACCGCGCCCGCCCCGACGGCCAGACCTTCCTCGACGTCCTGTGGCAACAGGCCCCCTTCCCGGCCTCCGCCCAGTTCGTACGCGCCGTACGCACCCTCGCGGACCGCTGGCTGTCCGAAAACCTGCTCACCCGCGCCGAACGCGACCGCGTCATCACGGCAGCGAACAACGCGGACCTGAGACGCTGAACGGCACCTCACGCGGAGCGGACGACCGGAATAGCCGCTCCGCTCCAGAACGCTCCGAAATCGCCAAAGTCGGACCGGAAGTCGTCTGGACCACTTCCGAGTCTTGAACACGCCTGTCCGGATCTGCTTGGGTGACGACTCAATGGCCGCCATCCGGTGGCCTATTGGGGGGAATGGTTCTGTGCTGGGCCGGCAGCGGGGCATGACAACGCCGTACGACGGGCGACCTCACCGGCCCCTTCCGTCCGCCTGGATCCCGCACCGCCGCTGAGCGGGCGGGCCAGGCGCTCCCGGTCTCACACCCTTCACACCCCTTGATGCAGACCTGAGGAAGGTGCATGAGGTACTTCCGTCTGCTCGTTCTGGGCAACGGCATCTCGGCGTACGGCAGTTACCTGAACATGGTGGCGCTGAACGTCTTCGTCTACGACGCCACCGGCAGCGCGCTGGCCGCCGGCCTCTTCATGGCCGTACGCCTGGCGACCAGTGTCGTGTCGGGCTGGGTCAGCGGCCGGCTCGTCTCGGCCTACGACCGCAAGCGCCTGATGGTCGGCGCCGACCTGTGCCAGGCCGTGGCCCTGCTGTCGCTGCTGCTCGCCCCCGACGGGATACGCCCCGGGCTCCTGTACGTCCTGGCCGTGGTCACGGGCGGCTGCTCGACGCTCTCCCAGGTGGCCCTGCGCAGCAGCATCCCCGAGATCGTCGGCGCTGAGCACCGCGTCCGGGCCAACGGGCTGCTCGTGACGGGGCGTTCGCTCGCCATGATCGCCGGCTTCGCCTCATCGGGCGTGATCGTGGCGAAATTCGGCTACTCCGCGGCGTTCGCGCTGGACGCCGCGACCTTCCTGGTCTCCGCGACCATGCTCTTCCTGCTGCCCGTCCGCACCCGGTCGGCCCCGGCCGCCACGGGCCCCGGCTCGGCGAAGGACTCCGGTGCCGCGCGCTGGACGGCCCGGATGCTGCTGGGCACCGCACCGGTCCTCATGGCGATGGTCGCCATCCGGGCCGTCGACGGGCTGGGCTCCTCTTCCCACAACGTCGCCCTGCCCATCTACTCCAGCGGCCTGGACCCCGACCATCCGGCCACGTTCATCAGCCAGTTCTGGGCCACCTGGGCCATCGGCAACATCGTCGCCCAACAGGTCATCGGCCGGGTCACCAAGAAGTCCGGACGGACACCGGGGGAGCGGGCCTTCGCGCTCGGCGCCGTAGTGATGTCGGCAGGCTTCATCGTGGTCTTCAGCGGACTGCCGACCGTGCCCGCCGTCATCGCCGCGCTCGTCGCCGGAGCCGCCGACGGATTCACCGAGATCGTCTACGTGTCGAGGCTGCAGACCGCCCCCGACGAGCAGCGCGGCCGCCTCTTCGGGCTCACCGCCTCGGTGGAGAACTTCGGGTTCGGGCTCGGCATGCTCGTCAGCGGCGCGCTCCTGGAGGCCTTCTCGCCACTGCAGGTGGTGGGCGCCTTCCACGGCCTCGCGATCGTCCTGTGCCTGATCCTGCTCGGCTGGCTGCTGCGCCGGGGCAGAATGGAACCCGACCCGCCCGCGGAGGAACCGGCCGGCCGTGACCAGCCGACGGTGACGGAGGGACGCGGCTGATGAGCACCAGCGAGCCCGACCCGCGAATGGCCGTCATCGGCATGGCCTTCCGGCTGCCCGGCGCCGACACGCCCGAGGACTTCTGGCGGATCATCCACGACGGCACCGACCGCATCACCCGCTTCACCGACGAGGAACTCGCCGCCGCCGGTGTGCCCGCCGAGGAGTACGAGGCGGAGGACTTCGTCGGCGCCTCCGGGCTCCTCGACGACATCGCCGGCTTCGACGCCCAGCACTTCGCGATGAGCCCCCGCGAGGCCCAGCTCACCGACCCGCAGCACCGCATGTTCCTCGAATGCGCCCAGCACGCCCTGGAGAACGCCGGCTACCCGGGCGAACGGGACGGCACCCGCGTCGGCGTCTGGGCCAGCACCGGTTACCACCTCTACACGATGCAGAACTACCTGCTCAACAACGTCCTGCCCAGCGGGCCGGTGCCCGACTGGACCTCGGGCATGCAGGTCACCGTCGGCAACTACGCCGACTTCACCGCCACCCGGGTCGCCTACCGGCTGGGCCTGACCGGCCCCGCCGTCAACGTCCAGACGGGCTGCTCCAGTTCCCTGGTCGGCGTGCAGTCGGCCGCGCAGTCACTGATCATGGGGGACTGCGACATCGCCCTCGTCGGCGCCACCGCCGTCCACGTACCGCAGGTCCTGGGCTACCGCTACGTCAAGGGCTCGATCCTGTCCCGTACCGGCCGCCTGCGGGCCTTCGACGCCGGCGCCGACGGCACCGTGGGAGGCACGGGCGTCCTGGCCGTGGTCCTGAAGCGGCTGGCGCGTGCGGAAGCCGACGGCGACACCATTCACGGCGTCGTCCGAGGCTGGGGCATCAGCAACGACGGTGCCGACAAGAAGGCGTTCACCGCCCCGAGTGCCCGGGGCCAGCGCGCGGCCGTCCGTCAGGCCCTGCGACGCGCCGGGGTCGGCGCCGACACCATCGGCTACCTGGAGACCCACGGCACCGGCACACTCAAGGGCGACCCGATCGAGTTCGACGGCGCGACCAGCGCCTACCGCGAGGACACCGACCGCGAAGGCTACTGCGCCCTCGGCTCGACCAAGGCCAACATCGGCCACCTCGACGCCGCCTCCGGACTGGCCGGCCTCGTCAAGGCCCTGCTGGTCCTGCGCCACGGCGTCATCCCGCCGATGGCGAACTTCAGCGAACCCAACCCCCTCATCGACTTCGACCACAGCCCCTTCTACGTTCCCCGGGCCGCCCGGCCCTGGCCGGAGAGCGACGTACCCCGGCGCGCGGGCCTCACCTCACTCGGCGTGGGCGGCACCAACGTCCATCTGATCCTGGAACAGGCCCCCGACCCGGCGCCCAGGACCGGCGACGCCACGCCCCCGGACGTGCTGCTGGTCTCGGGGAGCAGCCGGGAGGCCCTCGCGGACAACGCCCGCGCCTTCCGCGACCGGTTACGCCAGCCGCCCGCACCGCACCTCGCGGACCTCGTCACCACCGCCGCCCTCGGCCGCGCCCACGGCCGTCACCGCCTCGCGGTCCGAGGCACCACCCCGACAGCCCTGGCCGACGCCCTCGACACCTGGCTCGCCGGCACCGCCCCGGCGGCGGTCACCACGGGGACGGCATCCGGGCAGGGCACCCCGCGCGTGGCGTTCCAGTTCACCGGTCAGGGCAGCCAATACCCCGGAATGGCCGACGCCCTCTACGCGCGTTACCCGGCGGTACGCGACGTGCTCGACACCTGCGAGCGGCACTACCGCGACCTCACCGGCGACTCCCTGCTCCACGCACTGCGCACGCCGGACCCGGCGGACGCACCGGGGGAGGGGCCGCTCGGGGACACGGACACCGCGCAGCCCGCGCTGTTCGCCCTGCAGTGCGCCCTCGTCCGGCTGTGGCGCGACGCGGGCGTCGAACCGTACGCCGTGACCGGCCACAGCGTCGGGGAGTACGCCGCGCTGTACGCGGCCGGAGCCCTGTCCCTGGAGGACGGGCTGCGCCTCACCACCGAACGAGGCCGGCTGATGCAGCAGCGCTGCACACCCGGCGCGATGGTCGCGGCGCCCATCGACCGGGCCGCCGCCCTCGCCCTGGCCGCCGAGATCCCCGGACTGGAGCCGGCCGTGACCAACGGCGAACGGACCCAGGTGCTCGCCGGACCCGTCGCCGCCGTCGAGCGGGCGTACGCGCTGCTGGACGAACGCGGCACACCGGGGCAGCGGCTGCCGGTGAACCGCGCCTTCCACACCGCCTTGATGGAACCGATGCTGGCCGAGTTCGAGAAGGTCCTCGACGACGTGGACCTCCGGCCGGTGCGCGTCCCCTTCGTCAGCGCCCTGGACGGCGCGACCCGCCCGCCCGGCTGGACGCCCGATACGGACTACTTCCTCCGCCATACCCGCGAACCCGTCCGCTACGACGAGGCGTTGCGCGGCATCGGCACCGAGTCGCCCGGTGTCCTGCTCGAGATCGGGCCGCACACCACCCTCAGCGGTCTGGCCCGCCGGGCCCTGCCCGACGTACCGGCGCTGCCGTCCCTGCGGCGCGGCACCGGACTCGGCGCCCTGTGGGGTGCGGCGGCGGGACTGCACTGCGCCGGAGCGGACGTCGGCTGGGACGCCCTCCTGGCGGGCAGCGGCGGCCGACGCGTCCCGCTTCCCGGATACCGATTCCAGCACAAGGACCACTGGACGGGGCAACGCTCGACGCCCCTGAGTACGAGAACAGCAGCGAGAAAGGGAACCGAAGTGGTGCAGCAAGAAGCAGCGGTCGCACGGGTACTCCAGAGCATCGTCGAGGCCACCGCCCGGCACCTCGGAGCGGAACCGTCGGCGATCGTCGGCGACGCGAACTTCTTCGACCTCGGCGCCGACTCGCTGCAGATGATCAGCGTGCTGCGGGAGCTGGAGCAGGCCCATCACGTCAAGGTGACGATGAGACAGCTGCTCGAGGAGACGGGCACGCCGCGCCGGCTGGCGGAGTTCATCGTCGCCCGCATGCCGGAAGACGCGACCGGGACATCACCGACCGAGTCCCCGGTCCAGAGGGCCGAACCGACGCAGCCTGTGGCACCGGCACCGGCACCCACTCCCGTAGCACCGGCACCGACTCCGGAGCCCGCTCCCGCTCCCACGCCTCCCGCCCCCACGCCCCCCGCTCCCTCCGCACCCGAGTACGCGACCCGCGAGGAACTGGAGGACCTCGCCCACAAGATCCAGCAGATGTCCCAGATACAGCTGCAGATGATGTCCCAGCTCTCCCAGCTCCTCGCCCTCCAGACCGCCTCGGTGCCGGACCGGCTCAACGGCAAGGTGGCCAAGTGACCGGGCTGAACGGCATCTCCGCGGCGCTGGACCAGGACCTGGCGGCGATGACCGAACTGTCGCGGCGCATCGCCGAGCAGATGGGCGAAGCCCCCACTCCGGAAGCCCCGCAACAGTCGCCTCGGGTCCACGGACCCCGCGTGACGGTCGCGAAATCCTCCGGCATGGTCCAGGACGTCTCGCCGCACACCCAGCAGGAGCACCTGACCGACCTGGTTCGCCGCTACACCGCCAAGACGCCGACGTCCAAGCGGATCGCCCAGCGCTACCGCCGTGTCCTGGCCGACAGCCGCGCCGTCGTCGGCTTCCGCAGCGCCACGAAGGAGATGCTGTACCCCATCGCCGGCCGCCGGGCGAGCGGGGCACGGCTCGAGGACGTCGACGGCAACGAGTACGTCGACATCACGATGGGCTTCGGCGTCCTGCTCTTCGGCCACGAGCCCGACTTCGTCTCCGAGGCCGTGCGCGAGCACCTGTCCCGTGGTATCCAGCTCGGCCCCCGCACCATCGAGACCGGCGAGGCGGCGGAACTCCTCGCCGGTCTCACCGGACTGGAGCGGGTGGCCTTCGCCAACTCCGGCACGGAGGCGAACTCGGCGGCCATCCGCCTCGCCCGCGCCGCCACCGGCCGCGACAAGATCGTCTCGTTCCTGGGCGCCTACCACGGCCACGCCGACAACGTCCTCGGCCGGTCCTCGCACAGCGCCACCGGCCAGATCACCGTGCCCGTCTCCCGGGGCATCCCGCAGGCCGCCGTCTCCGACCTGATGGTCCTCGACTACGGCAGCGAGGCCGCCCTGGAGGCGATCGCCCGGAACGCCGGCGACATCGCCGCGGTCGTCGTGGAGCCGGTGCAGAGCCGGCACCCCGAGCTCCAGCCCGTCGAGTTCGTGCGCCGCCTCAGGGAGCTGACCCGCCGCCACGGCATCGTGCTGCTCTTCGACGAGATGCTCACCGGCTTCCGCCCCGCCCCGCGCGGCGCGCAGGAGCTGTACGGCGTGACCCCGGACCTCGCCACCTACGGCAAGCTCCTCGGCGGCGGCTTCCCCATCGGCGCCATCGCGGGCCGCGCCGACATCATGGACGGCGTCGACGGCGGCCACTGGTCCTACGGCGACGACAGCTACCCGCCCGCCGACACCACCTTCTTCGGCGGTACGTACATCCAGCACCCGGTGTCGATGGTCGCCGCCCGCGCCGTCCTGACCCACCTCAAGGAGAACAGCCCGCACCTCCAGGAGCGGCTCAACGCGCGTACCGCCGAACTGGCCGCGACACTGAACGGCTTCTTCGAGGCCGAGGAGTACCCGCTGCGGATGAGCCACTTCGGCTCCCAGTTCCGCTTCGAACACCGCGCCGACATGGAGCTGCTCTACCACCACCTGATGCTGCGCGGTGTGCACGTCTGGGAGTGGCGCAACTTCTTCCTGTCCACCGCCCACTCGGACGGCGACATCGAGTTCATCGCCGACGCCGTACGGGATTCGCTGCGCGAACTGCGGTCGGCGGGCTTCTTCCCGGGAACCCGGCCCACGGCGCCGAGGACGACACCGCCGAAGACGGAACCCCCGAAACCGGCACCGGCCACTCCCGCACCCGCTCCCGCCCCCGTCGCCTCCATGGCCTGGAACACCGCCGCGGTCACCGCACCTCGCACGGCACCCGCGAAAGAAGTAGCCCCACGCACGCCCGACTTCAGCGTCTACTTCTTCGGCGACTACCCGCAGGACATCTCCGCACCCCGCCAGGGTCAGTACGAACTCCTCATGGACGTCGCCCGGTTCGCCGACCGGCACGGCTTCCACTCGCTGTGGATGCCCGAGCGGCACTTCCACTCCTTCGGCGGCCTCTTCCCCAACCCGGCGGTGCTCGCCGCCGCGCTGTCCCGCGAGACCGAACGCATCCGGCTCAACGCGGGCTCCGTCGTCCTGCCCCTCCACGACCCCATCCGGGTCGCCGAGGAGTGGTCGATGGTCGACAACCTCTCCGGCGGCCGCGTCGGCATCGGTGTCGCCAGCGGCTGGAGCGCCAACGACTTCGTCTTCTTCCCCGACCGCTTCGGCCGGCACAGAGAGCTGATGTACGAACAGCTCGAAGAGGTACGGAAGTTCTGGCGCGGGGATGCCCTGCGCCGGACCAGCGGGGACGGCGAGGCCGAGGTACGGCTCTTCCCCCGGCCGGTACAGGACGCCCCGCCCCTGTACACCGCGGTGGTCGGCAACCCCGCCTCGTACGAACTCGCCGCCCGCCACGACCTGGGCATCGTCACCAACCTGATGACCCAGACCGTCGAACAGCTCCGGGACAACATCGCCCTCTACCGCCGCACCCGGGCCGCACACGGCCTGGACCCCGACGCCGGGCGAGTGGCCGTCCTGCTGCACACCTACCTCGCGGACGATCACGACACCGCGCGGACCGAGGCGTACGAACCGCTGTCCCGCTATATGCGCGCGTCCCTGTCCGTGTTCAGCGGCGTCACCAACAGCCTCGGGCACAGCATCGACCTGGCCGAACTCAGCGAGGACGACCTGGACGCCGTGTTCCGCCGCGCCTACGGCCGCTACTGCGACCAGCGCGCCCTGATCGGCACGGCGGACACCGTACGGCCGGTGGTGGACGCGGTGACCGAGTCCGGCGCCGACGAGATCGTCGCCCTCGTCGACTTCGGCGTCACGGAGGACGCGCTGCGCGGGGGTCTGCCGCGCCTGGACGCCCTGCGCCGCGCGTACGGTCGGTCGACCGCCGCACCCGACCCGGCGCCGGACACCCCGGCCCCCTCTTCAGCCACCGAACCCACCCTCGCCGACGCACCCTTGTCGCCCGGCCAGGAACGCATCTGGTTCCTGGAGCGCCTGCTCCCGGGCCGCACCGCGTACAACGAGATCAAGGCGATCCGCCTCGACGGCCGCCTCGACGTCCCCGCCCTGCGTACGGCGCTGCGCGGTCTCGTCGCCCGCCACGAGGGCCTGCGCACGGTCTTCCGGGAGAGCGGCGGCGAGCCCCGGCAGATGGTACGGGCCTCCGCCGAGCCCGACTTCGAGCTCGTGGACGCCACCGGCAGTCCTCAGAGCACCCTGCGGCAGATCCTGTCGGCCGAGAGCGCACGCCGCTTCGACCTGGCGGACGGCCCGCTGTTCGTCACCCGCCTGGTCAGGCTCGCCGAGGCGGAGCACGTCCTCGTGCTGTCCCTGCACCACATCGTGGTCGACGCGGCCTCCGCCACCGTTCTCGCCCGCGACCTGTCCGCCCTCTACCGGGCCGCACGCGAGTCCACCACCCCTGACCTCCCGGCCCTGACCTGGAGCTACGCCGACCACGCCCGGGAACTGGCGGCGTCCGCGAACAGCCCCGAGGCCGAGGAGGACCTGGCCTACTGGCGCCGCACCCTCGGCGGCGAGCTGCCCGTCCTCGCCCTGCCCACCGACCGGCCGCGCCCCGCGACGATGACCTCCAACGGCCGGGCCGTCTTCCGCACCCTCGACCCGGAACTCTCCGGCCACCTGCGCGAGTTGAGCCGCACGAGCCGCAGCACCCTGTTCATGACCCTGCTCGCCGGATACGCGACGATGCTGCACCGGATCACCGGCCAGACGGACCTCGTCGTCGGCACCCCGATCTC of the Streptomyces koelreuteriae genome contains:
- a CDS encoding MFS transporter; the encoded protein is MRYFRLLVLGNGISAYGSYLNMVALNVFVYDATGSALAAGLFMAVRLATSVVSGWVSGRLVSAYDRKRLMVGADLCQAVALLSLLLAPDGIRPGLLYVLAVVTGGCSTLSQVALRSSIPEIVGAEHRVRANGLLVTGRSLAMIAGFASSGVIVAKFGYSAAFALDAATFLVSATMLFLLPVRTRSAPAATGPGSAKDSGAARWTARMLLGTAPVLMAMVAIRAVDGLGSSSHNVALPIYSSGLDPDHPATFISQFWATWAIGNIVAQQVIGRVTKKSGRTPGERAFALGAVVMSAGFIVVFSGLPTVPAVIAALVAGAADGFTEIVYVSRLQTAPDEQRGRLFGLTASVENFGFGLGMLVSGALLEAFSPLQVVGAFHGLAIVLCLILLGWLLRRGRMEPDPPAEEPAGRDQPTVTEGRG
- a CDS encoding type I polyketide synthase, which produces MSTSEPDPRMAVIGMAFRLPGADTPEDFWRIIHDGTDRITRFTDEELAAAGVPAEEYEAEDFVGASGLLDDIAGFDAQHFAMSPREAQLTDPQHRMFLECAQHALENAGYPGERDGTRVGVWASTGYHLYTMQNYLLNNVLPSGPVPDWTSGMQVTVGNYADFTATRVAYRLGLTGPAVNVQTGCSSSLVGVQSAAQSLIMGDCDIALVGATAVHVPQVLGYRYVKGSILSRTGRLRAFDAGADGTVGGTGVLAVVLKRLARAEADGDTIHGVVRGWGISNDGADKKAFTAPSARGQRAAVRQALRRAGVGADTIGYLETHGTGTLKGDPIEFDGATSAYREDTDREGYCALGSTKANIGHLDAASGLAGLVKALLVLRHGVIPPMANFSEPNPLIDFDHSPFYVPRAARPWPESDVPRRAGLTSLGVGGTNVHLILEQAPDPAPRTGDATPPDVLLVSGSSREALADNARAFRDRLRQPPAPHLADLVTTAALGRAHGRHRLAVRGTTPTALADALDTWLAGTAPAAVTTGTASGQGTPRVAFQFTGQGSQYPGMADALYARYPAVRDVLDTCERHYRDLTGDSLLHALRTPDPADAPGEGPLGDTDTAQPALFALQCALVRLWRDAGVEPYAVTGHSVGEYAALYAAGALSLEDGLRLTTERGRLMQQRCTPGAMVAAPIDRAAALALAAEIPGLEPAVTNGERTQVLAGPVAAVERAYALLDERGTPGQRLPVNRAFHTALMEPMLAEFEKVLDDVDLRPVRVPFVSALDGATRPPGWTPDTDYFLRHTREPVRYDEALRGIGTESPGVLLEIGPHTTLSGLARRALPDVPALPSLRRGTGLGALWGAAAGLHCAGADVGWDALLAGSGGRRVPLPGYRFQHKDHWTGQRSTPLSTRTAARKGTEVVQQEAAVARVLQSIVEATARHLGAEPSAIVGDANFFDLGADSLQMISVLRELEQAHHVKVTMRQLLEETGTPRRLAEFIVARMPEDATGTSPTESPVQRAEPTQPVAPAPAPTPVAPAPTPEPAPAPTPPAPTPPAPSAPEYATREELEDLAHKIQQMSQIQLQMMSQLSQLLALQTASVPDRLNGKVAK